A window of Lytechinus pictus isolate F3 Inbred chromosome 7, Lp3.0, whole genome shotgun sequence contains these coding sequences:
- the LOC129265742 gene encoding potassium channel subfamily K member 2-like, with translation MVYAALGIPFTAWILASVGSFYEKAMKGHIGKADQALKMMVRKNKIRKIFLGIVVAAVSYTIFLIIPAVIFMFLEHWSFHIAHYYTFITLTTVGFGDYIATVDGPRLEHWLYDFIVTLWNILGLAYLAVLISVIRKGEMKTEGSLRKFRAKVLKRRRNWKVERKHESEAVSSTEGVKFRSLTPNITPLDEKDYDVLYTKKDPQLGDVILPCFVDLESVNTVEQTDDDDDGDDDEGGKGDISNSSTEVLTIDGQIAEDRETNDMCIILQCENVEDLHTVEKVIHAALEDRVTAKMGLPHQSVSLKTHYRQPKICTQGTQTE, from the coding sequence ATGGTATATGCAGCCTTGGGGATACCCTTTACTGCTTGGATATTGGCCAGTGTTGGTTCGTTCTACGAAAAGGCTATGAAAGGTCATATCGGGAAAGCCGACCAAGCTCTCAAGATGATGGtcaggaaaaataaaattcgTAAAATCTTCTTGGgtattgttgttgctgctgtcAGCTATACGATATTCCTCATCATCCCAGCGGTGATTTTCATGTTTCTAGAGCATTGGTCTTTTCATATTGCccattattacacatttattaCGCTCACAACTGTAGGATTCGGGGACTACATTGCAACTGTAGATGGCCCTAGGTTGGAACATTGGTTGTACGATTTCATTGTTACATTGTGGAATATTCTCGGGCTTGCATATCTTGCCGTCCTTATAAGCGTCATACGCAAAGGGGAAATGAAAACGGAGGGCAGCTTGCGGAAGTTTCGTGCAAAAGTGTTGAAAAGACGTCGAAATTGGAAAGTTGAAAGGAAACATGAATCAGAAGCAGTGTCATCTACAGAGGGTGTGAAATTTAGAAGTTTAACTCCAAACATAACTCCACTAGATGAAAAGGATTATGATGTCCTTTATACTAAAAAGGATCCTCAGCTAGGGGATGTGATTCTGCCATGTTTTGTTGATCTAGAGTCAGTGAATACTGTTGAACagacagatgatgatgatgatggtgatgatgatgaaggtggcaAAGGGGACATCTCTAATAGTTCTACTGAAGTACTTACAATAGATGGACAGATTGCAGAGGATAGAGAGACCAATGATATGTGTATCATACTACAGTGTGAGAATGTTGAAGACCTCCATACTGTGGAGAAGGTCATTCATGCAGCCCTAGAAGATCGAGTTACCGCTAAAATGGGTCTACCTCATCAGAGCGTTTCGTTGAAAACTCATTACAGACAGCCAAAGATATGTACACAGGGTACACAAACAGAATAA